CTTCCAGCCCGTCGTCGTCCAAGAGCGGCATCGCCGGCAAACTGGCTGCTGCCGCCGCCGGCGCTGGTGCTGCCGGTTTGGCCGCCTGGAAGAACTCGGGGAACAAGAACCACGACGCCGGTGCTGCCGCCGGCAGTGACGCGGCCGCCGGCAGTGGCGCCGCTGGCACTGCCGCGGGCGCTGGTGCTGCTCGTGCCTCCGCTGCGCGCGCATCGGGGGCGGGTGCATCGGCTCAGCCGCCAACGCAGGCCGTGGCGTCACAGCCAACACCTCCCCAGGCTCCGCCGGCAGCCCCGGCGCAGCCGCCAACACAGCCGCGAACGCAGGCCGTCAATGCCCAGCCTGCACCGACGCGTGAACCGGCCGAACCCAAGGTTTCGCTGTGGTCCGAAGAGGACTACGGCTTTGCCGGAGGTGGTGCTGCTGCTGGCGGCGCCGCAGCCGGCGCTGTCGGTGGTGCCGCTGCCGGTGGTGCCGCAGCCGCTGCACGAGGTACCTCAGACTCCGGTTACGACCGAGCCCCCACCAGCTTCCCGGCGTCGGCCGCTGTGCAGGAAGACTACGACGACGAGGAAGTGTACGAGGACGACGCTCCGGAGAAGGAGCCGCGTTCCCTCCGTTGGCTCGTCGGCGGCTTGCTTGCTGCCGTGTTGATCGTGGGACTTGTGCTCGCCGTCACCAACCTGGGCAGCCTGCTTCCCAGCGGTGCTCCCGCAGCCACGCAGAGCACCTCGGCTCCCCAGACCAGCACCACGCAATCCGAGGAACCAACGCCTTCGGAGACGGCACCGCCGGCCACACCGCCCGCCATCGAGGGCATTTCCCGCCTCGGTGACTTCCCCTTCGCGGCCACGTACGACAAAGACCTCGCAAAGGCCTTCGACGGCAACGCGGCAAGCTACTGGTCAGACATGGAATTTGCCACGGCCGACTGGGGCGGACTCGTCACCAACATGCCGCTGGTGATCGAGCTCAAGGAAAAGACTGAGGTCAAGTCCATCGTGCTGAACCAGTTGGGTGGATCCGGCGGCAGCATCAGCGTTTACACCAACGACCGCCCTGCCATGGACGGAGCCAAGCTGGTGGGCACCAACAGCTTCACGTCCCCGGAACTGACAATGCCCCTGGCGGCTCCGACGCAGAGCCAGTACGTCATTGTGGACATCAAGGCCTTGCCCAAGCTGGCTGCACCGAAGACCCGCTTCGGATTCGGCCTGCGGCTGGCAGAGGTCACGGTTCAGTAGCCCCACCTAATACTTATGGAAGTAGAGGCCGTTTTGACTCGTCAGAACGGCCTCTACTTCCATCTGTAGTGGCGGCACCGCTTATTATCAGCATGCGTCCAGACGGTACCCTTAACAATGGTGGCTTCCAGGGTCCCCATCTCCAACGGAATATTTGGGGTGTAACCGGGGTTGAGTCAGGTGGCTGCCCCGAAAGCCGCAGCATCGACTAAGGAAGAGGTTCACGCCACGTGAGCATTGCAGAAAACAGCGCATGGCAGGTGCGTGACGTCATCATCGTAGGTTCAGGCCCCGCCGGCTACACAGCCGCTGTTTACACTGCCCGCGCCAACATGAAGCCTCTGCTCATCGCCGGTTCCGTCACCGCTGGTGGCGAACTCATGAACACCACAGACGTGGAAAACTACCCGGGCTTCCCTGACGGCATCATGGGCCCGGACCTCATGGAGAACTTCGAAAAGCAGGCCGCACGTTTCGGTACCGAAATCCAGTTCGAGGACGTCACCGAATTGGACCTCGACGGCGACATCAAGACCGTGACCATCGGTACGGGGGAGACCTTCCAGGCGAAGGCCATCATCCTGTCCACTGGTTCGGCCTACCGTGAGCTCGGCTTGGCGAACGAAAAGCGCCTCTCAGGCCACGGCGTCAGCTGGTGTGCAACCTGCGACGGTTTCTTCTTCAAGGATCAGGACATCGCTGTAATCGGTGGTGGCGACTCCGCCATGGAGGAAGCACTGTTCCTCACCAAGTTCGCAAAGTCTGTCACGGTGGTCCACCGACGCGATACGCTCAAGGCTTCAAAGATCATGGGCGATCGTGCGCAGGCCCACGAGAAGATCAACTTCGTGTGGAACACCGCCGTTGAGGATGTTCTGGGTGAAGACAAGGTTACTGGGCTGAAGCTGAAGAACCTCGTGGATGGCACGGAGTCCGAGCTCGCCGTCGCCGGCGTTTTCGTCGCTATCGGCAACGATCCCCGCACGGATCTCATCAAGGGCAAAGTTGATCTGACGCCCGAGGGAACCATCGCCGTCGAAGGCCGCAGCTCCCGGACCAACATCAAGGGTGTCTTCGCCGCGGGCGACGTCATCGACCCCACCTACCGCCAGGCCATCACGGCTTCGGGCTCCGGTTGTGTTGCGGCCCTCGATGTTGAGCACTACCTCGCAGACTTGCACTCCTAAGCTGCAACCAAGCAACCATACGAAGGGAAAAGTTATGAGCAACGCAAAAGACGTAACTGACGCAAGCTTCAGCACTGATGTCCTGGCTTCCGAGAAGCCGGTCATTGTGGACTTCTGGGCAGAGTGGTGCGGCCCTTGCCGCAAGCTCGGGCCCATCCTTGACGAGATCTCCGTCGAGTACAGCGACAAAGTTGATGTTGTGAAGCTCAACGTCGACGACAACCCCGCCATCGCCGCCGAGTACGGCATCACGTCCATCCCGGCCGTGTACCTGTTCAGCGGGGGAGAAGTGAAGAGCACTGTCATCGGCGCCAAGCCGAAGCAGTTCTTCGAGAAGGAATTCGCGGACGTCCTGTCCTAGGGTCAATTCCTTACCCTGATTCAAAAAACCGGCGGTTGCTGCTCCTCACGGAGCGGGAGCCGCCGGTTTTTTTGCCCTTTTCTGAGTTGAACCATTTTCGTTTACTTTTCCTGTAATGGTTGCCGTAGCGGGCTTGAAATCCGCTGGATTGGTGGGTTTCACTTCTCCCTACCTGGGGTAGGCCAACCCTGCACCCTCTCTCACATCCCACGCCCTTAGACCCCACCCTCTCTCACATCCCACGCCCTCGGACCCCACCCTCTCTCACATCCCACGCCCTTGGACCCCACCCTCTCTCACACCAACCGGGAAGTCGGGAACTCCAGCTCCTTATTGCGGTAGCCGAACTGAAGTTCGAGGGGATGACTTCGTCCGTGCCTTGACCCCAAACGCCTTAGGGCCGACTATTCGCCCTGGGAATGGACGGCTCCAAAAGGAATTAGTCACTAGTCGATTCCGGCGCTCTCCGCGGATCGACGATCTGCGAGTTGGTTTGCTGGTCCGAAATGATTGATCGGTGCCGTGAACGCGACACTTAGAAGAACTTCAGTCCCTGGAAGAACCGTCTTGAAGTGGATGCACCCTTGTTCAGTGCCTCATAGATCGTAGACTGGCGATGCCAGATCAGGAACGCGGCGGGTGAAACCGGTAGCCATAACCGCGTCTTATCGGGCAATCAACCAATGGCGTCTCGGCACGTGCGCGTGGGTTCGTCCATTTCGCCGCAGGAAGTGAGCCCCGTTTTAGGATTCAATCGGAACCGAGTACAGACTCAATTTCTAAGCCGCGCACGAGTGTCATGAGTTCGGGCGAGTACCGAGGTACTCGATTCAGACGATTGGTGGTCGGCCCTCTTCACACGTGGAGAAACATGCTCGGTACTGGCTGTTTCACGTGAAACTTAGTGTGGCTAGTCGCCTTTAGGTGACTGCGTCCATCGTCCTGGTACATGTTTCACGTGAAACATGATCCACTTGTCCGGCCTGGCCTCCTGTCGTGGTACCGATAATGGGTTGGTCCGGGATCCCTCCTGATGACCGGTGTGAATGAAATGTGATCAAGTCAGGCCAGCGTTCGGAGGCCCTCCTCTCGATGAATCGTGCGTTTCGGCCATCACCAGGAGTCCACTGCCGCCACACAGAAGCTCTCCTGTCCGAGGGGCGAGTGCAAGTTCACTTCGGGGAGATGCCTCGGTCAGACAGGCATATGTAGCCCCCTATGGGCATGACGTGGCATTCTGCGTGGAGGAGGGAGCCATACGCAGAGCACACGCCTACCGACGACCCTGTCGCCCGTCCTATGCACCTCATGAGTACCCCAACATCAGGGGCGGCGAAGTCTTGCGCCCAACAGCAAGCACCACTCCAGAAGATTCAGTTACCTGCCAGGAGCGGATAGCCAAGGCAAGAATCCACAATTACCAGTGGAGGCTTTTGCAGCTATGACACTTCGAAGGAAGTGACGAAGCGAGCATCCAGGCAGCCACCAGTCCTCCAAATTGTCGTATGGGTGCAATAGGACTGGTGAGCCAGAGGCTTCACCACTACTTATCGACTTTGCGGTAACGCACGACCTAGGTCAATGGGTACATGCATGCTCAACAGGCCAGGACTGCGCGGGCAGCAGAACGAACATCGGCGGCGGTAGGCAGAAGTCCACTGGATGAAACCTCACTCCATGTGCTGCCACCCACCCCTTCGAGGGCCGATGCTATTGGAAAACGGCGGGTCCGACCAAGACATGTTTCACGTGAAACACCTCAGCCCGACCAAGAAAAGGCGTTCAGGAGTGCGCTGTTCGAGGCACTATTCTGTGCGTCTAGCGAATCTGAATCAGGCATAAGCAGATGCGTTCATGGTCGGCTCCGCACTGAGTTAGCCACGGCTTCGGAGCAACGTGTCAGCCCACTGATGATCTCGGTGTTTGGGAGCCGGCAAGTTCATCTACCTCTCAGGCCCGCTATTCAACAGGAACGGGAAAGGGTGCCCGGCGCGTTCTCGCACTAGTGCATCGGCGATTGAGCGCCGGCCAAGGTTGTCCATCACCGCTGACGGCAACATGACATTTGAGACTGAGCGACCTCATAAAAGGTGCCCGATGAGCCAGTCTGCGGTCAATCCTGGGAAAACCCGTAGGGGACTCATCTTCACGAATCGAAGGAGGGTGTCTGAACAGAGTATCCGTCCAGAACCGCGTCTTGTCCAAGGACCGGTTCGAGGCGGCCGGCGATGCCGACACTAGGGTGGCAAAAGACGTGGCGTCGTCTCCAGACTCATCTATCCTGGGTAAATGCTGGCTAGAGGTTTACGAGAACCGATCGACCACCCATGCAGAGATGTTTCACGTGAAACCGGGCAAACGGAAGTGCCGGTTCGCAAAACCCATCAAGCAGGATGTCGACTATCTTCAGGTTGAGGGACAGAAGAAGCCGGGCCGCGTGTTCGACAGAACAATCTGCTGATGACCGTTAGTTTCCGCCATAGCCCACGGAGACGACGATGTCTCCCTCGCCTCCGCCAGTGCCTGCCTGTCAAAGGGGCTCCAGCAGCTTTGGAGACCGCTCTGCCCCGGTTCCCCCAAGAGGCGAGGTGCTGCGACACGTCCTTCGATCTGTTGCCCCTATGACCCTTGCGCCATGCCGGGGCTATGAGGGGGGCGATTCCCGATACCTCGGACCGCTCGGTCCTCGACGCACTCCGCAGGCTCGGCACGTAGGTGCGCTCTCGATCCAATGCCGCCTGGCGCCTAGCACTCAACTCACAACCGGACGAGGGAACCCCCGCAGGCGTCTTACTCAAGACATCGGATGAATCGCCGGCGTCAACGGTCTCTAGTGCGCAAGAGCTGGCCCGCTGCCCGGCTCTATCCTCTTGAAAAATAGTCGCCATACTCAACTATGGCACCAGCAGATACTTGGACTGCCGATGCACAGCAACCAAGCTCCCGGTACAGCAATCATGCATACGAGACACAGACCCTAGATTCCCGTGCGACTCACGTGCCGAGGTCTGGGAGTCACTTCAACAGCGGTAGTTGTCCACCGGGGGACGACAACATGAGGGCAAGTTGTGCACAGCTTTATCCACAGGCTTATCCACCACACATGACATTATTCACAGCCCACCATTTCGCCGACTTTGCTTGGGCGGGAGCTAATGACGGTGCACTAAGAATTAGTGCCATTGACGGCCACCCCACAACCAGCGCACGCCGCAAGAATGCACGGCGAAAATCAATGGATTGGAGCGATAAACACGGTGAAATCCGGCTGGGACCGACATCTCACAAACCTAGCGTGAATGGGTCCCTTCTGAGGGAAATGCGCGAAGGGAGGATGGAGAGCTCTCCAGCGGCTCCGCCGACCCTGGGTCCCCAAAGACGGTGGCTAGCGACTCAGGTTATCCCCAGACTTATCCACAATGTTATCCACCGCGATATACACAAGTAGTTATGGGGCCTACACTCGTTCGTGGCCCTACGGCCAGCGTTCCGTTTCACGTGAAACACAAAACCACGAGGCTCCTTGGGTGGACAAGCGAAGCAGCGTGACAGGGACTTAAGAGCAGACCTCGGCCCTCCAGCCGAACCCTTCCCCGTGGTGGTTGTGGACAGAAGAGTTCGACCTGGGCACTGGTGCGCGCGACATCTGACCATTGCCGGTCCACCGCGTTCCGTACCGTGTCCACGGGGTTCGACGCTTGATCACCTCAGGGTACGGGACTGCTGACACGACCGCTTTCTGACGATAGGAAGCCCTTCGCCCAAACGTTGCTTGACGCAGTCAAACTCAAAACCTGGGAGTCGACTCTGCAAGGGGGCTGGTCTCCGGCAATAGCCGGGGGGAGTACGGCCATACTATCTACAACTACAATGCGCGGCAGCTGTATGGTTCCAACCCCCGTACACGGAGCCATAGGCTGAACCGGTTAGGGCAGGAACGGCAGATGGGCCGAGACGTGCTGCGCTACGCGGTAGCAACACGTTGGTGCACGTGAGTCCACCTCACGGACTCAAGGGCTTCATGTGTGGAGTGACTTGGCAACGCAGCGGCCGTATCAGCGACCCGAGTCCTCGACGGCAAACCCCAAGTTCGAAAGCCTCATGAAGGCGATGGACGCGGACCCAACTGACACGGTCGCCGAGGACTCGCTGGCGCCGAATTGGGAAAGGGTCATTCGA
Above is a genomic segment from Arthrobacter sp. YN containing:
- a CDS encoding ABC transporter substrate-binding protein, producing MSHPIDVGSVLGGRYKVTANVLTSHDQDQVLDGVDQVLNRPVSILVAGPGNAEQVAQSAREVATGERPGHVQILDLGVSDNTTYLITNHSSAPDLLDLVVATNPPYIEPFFTETLGSEIFGQPRTYEPETYDGLYEDDEHDAEYIQYDENGYPIPNEGDADPAAASQGSNVPPRPASSPSSSKSGIAGKLAAAAAGAGAAGLAAWKNSGNKNHDAGAAAGSDAAAGSGAAGTAAGAGAARASAARASGAGASAQPPTQAVASQPTPPQAPPAAPAQPPTQPRTQAVNAQPAPTREPAEPKVSLWSEEDYGFAGGGAAAGGAAAGAVGGAAAGGAAAAARGTSDSGYDRAPTSFPASAAVQEDYDDEEVYEDDAPEKEPRSLRWLVGGLLAAVLIVGLVLAVTNLGSLLPSGAPAATQSTSAPQTSTTQSEEPTPSETAPPATPPAIEGISRLGDFPFAATYDKDLAKAFDGNAASYWSDMEFATADWGGLVTNMPLVIELKEKTEVKSIVLNQLGGSGGSISVYTNDRPAMDGAKLVGTNSFTSPELTMPLAAPTQSQYVIVDIKALPKLAAPKTRFGFGLRLAEVTVQ
- the trxB gene encoding thioredoxin-disulfide reductase; the encoded protein is MSIAENSAWQVRDVIIVGSGPAGYTAAVYTARANMKPLLIAGSVTAGGELMNTTDVENYPGFPDGIMGPDLMENFEKQAARFGTEIQFEDVTELDLDGDIKTVTIGTGETFQAKAIILSTGSAYRELGLANEKRLSGHGVSWCATCDGFFFKDQDIAVIGGGDSAMEEALFLTKFAKSVTVVHRRDTLKASKIMGDRAQAHEKINFVWNTAVEDVLGEDKVTGLKLKNLVDGTESELAVAGVFVAIGNDPRTDLIKGKVDLTPEGTIAVEGRSSRTNIKGVFAAGDVIDPTYRQAITASGSGCVAALDVEHYLADLHS
- the trxA gene encoding thioredoxin yields the protein MSNAKDVTDASFSTDVLASEKPVIVDFWAEWCGPCRKLGPILDEISVEYSDKVDVVKLNVDDNPAIAAEYGITSIPAVYLFSGGEVKSTVIGAKPKQFFEKEFADVLS